Proteins from a single region of Pseudorasbora parva isolate DD20220531a chromosome 22, ASM2467924v1, whole genome shotgun sequence:
- the barx1 gene encoding homeobox protein BarH-like 1 encodes MQHPLEIGAHYYPPDVHPDQRSHRYRSFMIEEILTDHPDHKVSSPTGDLLKFGVHALLSARPYHNHLVLKADQTSILKFPVSPLSCSLGAPLGSALLSGAAGLQVGSSSHHLPLDLHLRGKLDPGADAVNKTKKGRRSRTVFTELQLMGLEKRFEKQKYLSTPDRIDLAESLGLSQLQVKTWYQNRRMKWKKIVLQGGGLESPTKPKGRPKKNSIPTSEQLSEQERTREADRLSDGGASSLSDANQEE; translated from the exons ATGCAACATCCTTTGGAGATTGGGGCGCACTACTACCCCCCGGATGTCCATCCAGACCAAAGGTCTCACAGGTACAGGAGTTTCATGATTGAAGAGATTCTCACAGACCATCCGGATCACAAGGTATCAAGTCCCACTGGAGACCTTCTAAAGTTTGGAGTACATGCCCTTTTGTCCGCCAGACCATACCACAACCACTTAG TCCTAAAAGCAGACCAGACCAGTATCCTGAAGTTTCCAGTGTCTCCCTTGTCCTGCTCGCTCGGGGCGCCGCTGGGCTCTGCGCTTCTGTCCGGAGCTGCGGGACTGCAGGTGGGCTCTTCGTCCCACCATCTCCCGCTGGACCTCCATCTTCGGGGTAAACTCGATCCTGGAGCTGATGCGGTGAACAAGACTAAGAAAGGAAGGAGGAGTAGGACTGTGTTTACCGAGCTCCAGCTGATGGGCTTAGAAAAACGATTTGAGAAACAGAAGTATCTCTCAACTCCTGATAG AATAGACCTGGCGGAGTCTTTAGGCCTGAGTCAGCTTCAAGTCAAAACATGGTATCAAAACAGAAGaatgaaatggaaaaaaatc GTGTTACAAGGAGGGGGACTAGAATCTCCGACCAAACCCAAGGGGCGTCCGAAAAAGAACTCCATCCCCACCAGCGAGCAGCTGTCGGAGCAGGAGAGGACGCGAGAAGCGGACCGCTTATCCGACGGCGGCGCTTCTTCACTTTCTGATGCAAACCAAGAGGAATAA